A genomic region of Raphanus sativus cultivar WK10039 chromosome 6, ASM80110v3, whole genome shotgun sequence contains the following coding sequences:
- the LOC130495855 gene encoding LOW QUALITY PROTEIN: uncharacterized protein LOC130495855 (The sequence of the model RefSeq protein was modified relative to this genomic sequence to represent the inferred CDS: substituted 1 base at 1 genomic stop codon), whose product MIEMVNDNXRSGPREEVCTFKAGHYEALPVSIHKETFVSYGLAFSFGGRLLISNMRLFSFPL is encoded by the exons ATGATTGAAATGGTGAATGATAATTGAAGAAGTGGCCCACGTGAGGAAGTATGTACTTTTAAAGCGGGGCATTACGAAGCCCTTCCTGTCTCCATCCACAAGGAAACGTTTGTTTCTTACGGTCTCGCCTTCTCGTTTGGTGGTAGGCTCCTGATAAGTAACATGCGACT GTTTTCGTTTCCGCTTTGA
- the LOC108850070 gene encoding uncharacterized protein LOC108850070 — translation MEKFLKRSFTPAPKENLDDLPWDPAKRKKINAYDSNQRDEIRRKYLARGPCKPYGHNFPKKMISNSLRRFSPTWFDQYGTWLEYSVSTDRAYCLCCYLFRDDIHKQGGNDTFVTEGFSSWNKSERFATHVGGLNSFHNIAVKMCDSLMNQKQSITQAFYKHDDVVKNEYRLRLNASVDASRYLLRQGIPFRAHDESEDAGNKGNFLELIRYTADQNEAVSKVVLENAPKNNQMTSPPIQKDIVHCFAEEVVKSIIEEVGHGVFGLLVDESADISHKEQMAIVLRFVDKNGTIKERFIGVVHVKETSSLTLKLAIDGLFAKYGLSLKNVRGQGYDGASNMKGEFNGLRALILRENSSSYYVHCFAHQLQLVVVAVAKKHFEVGEFFDMISTLLNVVGASCKRQDELKEKYRKEIEKGISSGEISTGKGKNQERSLPRPSNTRWGSHHKTLVRLVELFSIVIEVLEYIQNEGLDDSKKRQAYGLIKYLCTFDFVFYMQLMLLILGLTENLSMALQQKNQDILNAVSLVESTKRELQKLRDDGWDSLIVKVSLFCKKHDIEMIMMEDGFVGSGRRRKKSNITNLHHYKISCFNVVLDLQLQEFNDRFTEVNTQLLICMASLSPTKSFKLFDKENLIKLVEFYPDDFSFFERSSLEQQLDIYIDNIREDGRFNNLESLGDLSRLMVETQKHLAHPLVYRLLKLALTLPVATATVERCFSAMKFVKTASRNRIGDQFLSDCLVCYIEKYLFASVTNETVVKRFQTMAERRVCL, via the coding sequence ATGGAAAAGTTTCTTAAAAGATCCTTCACACCAGCACCTAAAGAAAATTTGGATGATTTACCATGGGATCCTgctaaaaggaaaaaaatcaatGCATATGATTCAAATCAAAGAGACGAGATAAGGCGCAAGTATCTAGCTAGAGGTCCTTGTAAACCGTATGGTCATAATTTTCCGAAAAAGATGATCTCAAATTCTTTGAGACGGTTTAGTCCTACTTGGTTTGATCAGTATGGTACTTGGCTTGAGTACAGCGTATCGACAGATAGAGCTTATTGTTTGTGTTGTTACTTGTTTCGAGATGACATACATAAGCAAGGTGGGAATGATACGTTCGTGACAGAAGGTTTTTCTAGCTGGAATAAATCTGAGAGATTTGCTACTCATGTGGGTGGTCTAAATAGCTTTCACAATATTGCAGTCAAGATGTGTGATTCTTTGATGAATCAAAAACAGTCCATTACCCAAGCTTTTTATAAGCATGATGATGTGGTCAAAAACGAATATCGTCTTCGGTTGAATGCTTCAGTTGATGCTTCTAGATATTTGCTACGACAAGGAATACCTTTTCGTGCTCATGATGAGTCAGAAGATGCTGGTAATAAAGGGAACTTTCTGGAACTTATAAGGTATACCGCAGACCAGAACGAAGCGGTAAGTAAAGTTGTTTTGGAAAATGCTCCAAAAAATAACCAGATGACTTCTCCACCGATCCAGAAAGACATTGTCCATTGTTTTGCAGAAGAAGTCGTGAAATCTATTATTGAAGAAGTTGGTCATGGTGTTTTTGGTCTACTGGTGGATGAATCTGCTGATATTTCTCACAAGGAACAAATGGCTATTGTGTTGCGCTTTGTCGATAAGAACGGAACAATCAAAGAAAGATTTATTGGTGTGGTTCATGTAAAAGAAACTTCTTCTTTGACACTTAAGCTAGCTATCGATGGTTTGTTTGCTAAGTATGGATTGAGCTTGAAAAATGTAAGAGGCCAAGGTTATGATGGAGCGAGTAATATGAAGGGTGAATTCAATGGTCTTCGGGCTTTGATTTTGAGGGAAAACAGTTCAAGCTACTATGTTCATTGCTTTGCTCATCAGCTTCAGTTGGTAGTAGTGGCAGTCGCGAAGAAACATTTTGAAGTTGGTGAGTTTTTTGATATGATTTCTACATTGTTGAATGTAGTTGGGGCTTCCTGCAAACGACAAGATGAACTTAAAGAAAAATACCGTAAGGAGATCGAAAAAGGTATTAGCAGTGGTGAAATTAGCACTGGAAAAGGGAAGAATCAAGAGCGTTCTCTTCCAAGGCCATCAAATACTCGTTGGGGTTCTCATCATAAGACATTAGTGCGTCTGGTCGAGTTGTTTTCAATTGTTATTGAGGTGCTTGAATATATCCAGAATGAAGGCCTTGATGACTCAAAGAAACGACAAGCATATGGTCTTATTAAGTACTTGTGTACTTTTGATTTTGTCTTCTATATGCAACTGATGCTGCTTATTTTGGGACTAACAGAAAATTTATCCATGGCTttgcaacaaaaaaatcaagacattcTGAATGCTGTTTCATTGGTCGAATCAACTAAGCGAGAACTGCAGAAGCTTAGAGATGATGGATGGGATTCTCTGATTGTTAAAGTTTCTTTGTTCTGTAAGAAACATGATATTGAAATGATCATGATGGAAGATGGTTTTGTTGGTTCTGGGAGGCGACGAAAGAAAAGCAACATAACCAATTTGCATCATTATAAGATCAGTTGCTTCAATGTTGTTCTGGATCTGCAGCTGCAAGAGTTCAATGATCGTTTTACTGAGGTAAATACCCAACTTCTTATTTGTATGGCTTCCTTAAGTCCTACAAAATCGTTCAAGTTGTTTGACAAAGAGAACCTGATAAAATTGGTTGAGTTCTATCCAGacgattttagtttttttgagcGTTCTTCTCTTGAGCAGCAACTTGACATCTACATTGATAATATAAGAGAGGATGGCCGATTTAATAACTTAGAGAGTCTTGGAGATCTTTCTCGTTTGATGGTTGAAACACAGAAACATCTTGCACATCCTCTAGTTTACAGACTTTTGAAGTTAGCACTAACTTTACCAGTTGCTACAGCAACTGTCGAGAGATGTTTTTCTGCAATGAAGTTTGTGAAGACGGCTTCGCGCAACCGGATTGGAGATCAGTTTTTAAGTGATTGTCTTGTTTgctatattgaaaaatatttgtttgcatCGGTTACAAATGAAACAGTGGTGAAAAGGTTTCAAACCATGGCTGAACGTAGAGTATGTTTGTAA
- the LOC108805604 gene encoding uncharacterized protein LOC108805604 produces MAARKLGSLLRQHFFSLFFLFLGCFFFPKGGDSRQKRRKKKLRTVTSGSGLSSSWAYLKRVFLSTTRISKSRNQTHPNGPLTTLTSARSSQNSLVTLVQPDPETRTENGFSDISSSDSPLFLSLRSNNEIFPCAACGEIFPKTNLLEHHVAIKHAVSELADGESSTNIVKIIFKSGWPEQQGNNSKIPAIHRILKIHNSPKILARFEEYREFVKAKAARSSGGNGRWDDERCVVDGNELLRFYCSTFMCNLGQNGNSSLCGHQYCSVCGIVGSGFSPKLDGIATFASGWRGHAAVPEEVEEEFGFMNVKRAMLVCRVVAGRVGCDLIADDDVDKSGGGYDSLVGQGSGSRSGALLRIDDEELLVFNPRAVLPCFVIVYTV; encoded by the coding sequence ATGGCGGCGCGAAAACTAGGGTCGTTGCTACGTCAGcatttcttctctctcttctttctcttcctcgGATGCTTCTTCTTCCCCAAAGGAGGTGACTCGagacagaagaggaggaagaagaagctcaGAACGGTCACTTCCGGTTCCGGTTTATCCTCTTCTTGGGCGTACCTAAAACGGGTTTTCTTATCCACGACGAGGATATCCAAATCCCGCAACCAAACGCACCCTAACGGTCCCTTAACGACTCTGACATCCGCAAGATCCTCTCAGAACTCCCTCGTCACTCTCGTACAACCCGACCCGGAAACCCGCACCGAAAACGGTTTCTCGGACATCTCCTCGTCGGATTCTcccctcttcctctctctccgTAGCAACAACGAGATCTTCCCTTGCGCTGCGTGCGGAGAGATATTCCCCAAAACAAACCTACTCGAGCACCACGTCGCGATCAAACACGCCGTCTCGGAGCTCGCCGACGGCGAGTCGAGCACCAACATCGTGAAGATCATATTCAAATCGGGCTGGCCGGAGCAGCAAGGCAACAACAGCAAGATCCCGGCGATCCACCGGATCCTGAAAATCCACAACAGCCCGAAGATCCTCGCGAGGTTCGAGGAGTACCGCGAGTTCGTCAAGGCGAAAGCCGCTCGCAGCAGCGGCGGCAACGGACGGTGGGACGACGAGCGGTGCGTCGTCGACGGGAACGAGCTCCTGAGGTTCTACTGCTCCACGTTCATGTGCAACCTAGGGCAGAACGGTAACTCCAGCCTCTGCGGTCACCAGTACTGCAGCGTCTGCGGGATCGTCGGATCAGGATTCTCGCCGAAGCTCGACGGGATCGCGACGTTCGCGAGCGGGTGGAGAGGACACGCGGCGGTTccggaggaggtggaggaggagttTGGGTTTATGAACGTGAAACGGGCGATGCTGGTTTGCCGGGTGGTAGCGGGTCGGGTCGGGTGTGATTTGATTGCGGATGATGACGTGGACAAGAGTGGTGGAGGGTATGATTCTCTTGTTGGGCAAGGGAGTGGGAGCAGGAGTGGGGCCCTGTTGAGGATCGACGATGAGGAGCTTCTGGTGTTTAATCCAAGGGCTGTGCTTCCTTGTTTTGTGATAGTCTATACTGTGTAA
- the LOC108813436 gene encoding uncharacterized protein LOC108813436 — MGVKIAPYTSPFLQWAAHPSSSSPSRAISSRRRHDGRFVPQRLNRSSLFGTPLHRSKSRELSKPTKTQSFRRVSSASFSDEEFSKKIQELTLRFNDERDANLSSSIEMKANSVHLPPLSLRIINKKRQCEEGVKQSARDSMSKAFSSMVFMIQELQSFTLHMRETLFYEDLRGILVRVREEMHASFVWLFRQVFSATPTLMVYVMILLANFTVYSLGTNSALAAAAAAPTTTTTVTEVTTVGETNEKFDKTFSVSSPTVDGNNNNNGGGGNIRPVLSGTDGDGFDVPEGPSQLSSSTFGSTATTETETSVSGKDEVRLWNSIVEEAEQMQFSKIDNVLDHETRKRFVSPLDARVEAGEYIDYFRTELHYQTGLSQEPDNPLLLANYAQFLYIVSDDYDRAEEYFKRAVGVEPKDAEALSKYATFLWRARDDLWAAEEIFLEAIDADPTNSFYAANYANFLWNTGGDETCFPLDESHEDTI, encoded by the exons ATGGGGGTGAAAATAGCACCATACACTTCTCCCTTCCTTCAATGGGCTgctcatccttcttcttcttccccttcAAGGGCCATATCATCACGACGACGACACGACGGACGGTTCGTCCCTCAGAGATTGAACCGTTCCTCTCTCTTCGGAACGCCACTCCATCGCTCCAAATCCCGCGAACTATCTAAACCGACCAAAACGCAGTCGTTTCGTAGAGTTTCTAGCGCAAGCTTCTCCGACGAGGAGTTCTCCAAAAAGATCCAAGAGCTAACTCTCAGATTCAACGACGAGAGAGATGCGAACTTGTCGAGTAGTATCGAAATGAAAGCAAACAGCGTCCATCTCCCTCCTCTCTCGCTTCGTATCATAAATAAGAAACGGCAATGCGAGGAAGGCGTCAAACAATCCGCGCGTGACTCGATGAGCAAAGCCTTCTCGTCGATGGTGTTCATGATTCAAGAGCTCCAAAGCTTCACTTTACACATGAGAGAGACTCTCTTCTACGAAGACTTGCGAGGGATCTTGGTACGTGTTAGAGAAGAGATGCACGCGTCGTTCGTCTGGTTGTTCCGACAGGTTTTCTCCGCGACGCCTACGTTGATGGTTTACGTCATGATTCTCCTCGCCAACTTCACGGTTTATTCGCTCGGCACCAACTCTGCTTTAGCAGCCGCTGCTGCCGCTCCGACGACAACCACCACCGTGACAGAGGTAACGACCGTCGGTGAAACAAACGAGAAGTTCGATAAAACATTCTCTGTCTCGTCTCCCACCGTCGAcggtaacaacaacaacaacggcGGCGGTGGAAACATCCGGCCGGTGTTAAGCGGGACAGATGGCGATGGATTCGATGTACCGGAAGGACCGTCGCAGTTGTCATCGTCAACATTCGGGTCAACGGCTACTACAGAGACAGAGACATCAGTGTCGGGAAAAGACGAAGTTAGGCTGTGGAACTCGATTGTGGAGGAAGCAGAGCAAATGCAGTTTTCGAAGATAGACAATGTGTTGGATCACGAGACGAGGAAGCGGTTCGTGTCTCCTTTGGATGCTCGAGTGGAAGCAGGGGAGTATATTGATTACTTCAGAACAGAGCTTCACTACCAAACAGGACTGTCTCAAGAGCCTGATAATCCTCTGCTCCTCGCTAACTATGCTCAGTTCCTCTACATCGTCTCCGATGATTATGACAG AGCAGAGGAGTACTTCAAGAGAGCAGTAGGAGTGGAACCCAAAGACGCAGAGGCGCTGAGTAAATACGCCACGTTCTTATGGAGAGCACGAGACGATCTTTGGGCAGCCGAGGAGATTTTCTTGGAAGCAATCGATGCCGATCCCACCAACTCTTTCTACGCCGCTAATTATGCTAATTTCTTGTGGAATACCGGCGGTGATGAGACGTGTTTCCCCCTCGACGAGTCTCACGAAGACACCATCTAG
- the LOC108805586 gene encoding cell division control protein 6 homolog → MPTIAGPSFSSHEHIAAARSENTVEVNTPRKRKLRSDSAAEVSTPMKLKSPRRCAVSIPRTPMAEVKEESNGKPETQFDCLDVKSKWNPRDEDQMKAVKEALHVSTAPSTVVCREDEQGRVLEFVKGCMEQKKAGSLYICGCPGTGKSLSMEKVRQQAQDWAKQEGLPCLETVSVNCTSLTKTTDIFSKILGENKTGKKAIGSSSPLEQLQIMFSQKRESPSSKMMLIIADEMDYLITRDRGVLHELFMLTTLPFSRCILIGVANAIDLADRFLPKLKSLNCKPLVVTFPAYSMQQILRILQERLVELPYVAFQPKALELCARKVSAASGDMRKALSVCRSALEILETEVKGSIDHEPQTPVTEDQVVKMDHMLAALAKTFKSPVVDTIQSLPQHQQIIVCSAAKAFRGSKKDRTIAELNKLYLEICKSSMITPAGITEFTNMCTVLNDQGIVKLSQARNDKLKRVSLRVDEADITFALKEIRFFRNCLL, encoded by the exons ATGCCTACCATCGCTGGACCAAGTTTCTCATCTCACGAGCATATCGCCGCCGCCAGATCGGAGAACACCGTCGAAGTCAACACTCCTCGAAAGCGGAAGTTGAGATCTGATTCCGCCGCGGAGGTCTCTACGCCGATGAAATTGAAATCTCCTCGACGATGTGCTGTTTCAATCCCAAGGACGCCTATGGCG GAGGTTAAGGAAGAATCTAACGGAAAGCCAGAAACTCAATTTGATTGTTTAGATGTTAAATCGAAGTGGAATCCTAGAG ATGAGGATCAAATGAAAGCTGTGAAGGAGGCATTGCACGTTTCCACGGCACCATCAACTGTTGTTTGCCGTGAGGACGAGCAAGGACGTGTTTTGGAGTTTGTAAAAGGTTGCATGGAACAGAAGAAGGCTGGGAGTTTGTACATATGTGGCTGTCCTGGAACTGGGAAGTCACTGTCGATGGAGAAAGTTAGACAACAAGCTCAAGACTGGGCAAAGCAG gaagGCTTGCCTTGCTTGGAAACAGTGTCTGTTAATTGCACGTCTTTGACCAAAACAACAGATATATTCTCCAAG ATACTTGGTGAAAACAAGACAGGGAAGAAAGCTATTGGCTCCTCTTCACCTCTAGAGCAACTTCAGATTATGTTTTCTCAAAAGCGAGAATCACCCAGCTCAAAGATGAT GCTAATTATTGCAGATGAGATGGACTACTTGATCACAAGAGATCGGGGTGTCCTTCACGAGCTTTTTATGCTCACAACTTTGCCATTTTCGAGATGTATACTTATAG GTGTAGCAAACGCAATAGACCTTGCAGATCGTTTCCTTCCAAAATTGAAGTCTCTTAATT GCAAACCTTTGGTTGTCACTTTCCCTGCCTATTCTATGCAACAGATCCTAAGGATACTTCAGGAGAGGCTTGTG GAACTTCCATATGTTGCATTTCAACCAAAAGCCTTGGAGCTTTGCGCCAGG AAAGTATCAGCTGCATCAGGAGACATGAGAAAGGCTCTATCTGTCTGCAG GAGTGCCTTAGAAATCTTAGAAACAGAAGTTAAAGGATCAATAGATCACGAGCCACAAACTCCAGTTACAGAGGATCAAGTG GTCAAGATGGATCATATGCTAGCAGCACTGGCCAAAACCTTCAAATCTCCAGTAGTTGACACCATTCAGTCTCTTCCTCAACACCAGCAA ATCATAGTTTGTTCTGCTGCAAAGGCCTTTAGAGGAAGCAAAAAGGACAGAACCATTGCAGAG TTAAATAAGTTATACTTGGAAATCTGTAAATCTTCGATGATCACTCCAGCTGGAATAACAGAGTTCACCAACATGTGTACGGTGCTAAATGACCAG GGGATTGTAAAACTAAGTCAGGCTCGGAACGATAAGTTAAAGAGAGTGAGCCTAAGAGTAGATGAAGCAGACATTACATTTGCTCTTAAG GAAATTCGATTCTTCCGCAACTGTCTTCTGTAA